The region AGCCGCGTTGTATACCTTCTCGAGTACACGCGGAACAACGATCATAACGGACGGTTTGGCGACCTGCAGATCGGCGATCAGCGTCTTGATACCCTGCGCGATGTAAATATGCAGCTCGCTGGCCACGCAGATGTAGTTGATGGCGCGTGCGAAGGAGTGTGCCTGAGGAAGGAACAACAGCACGTTCTTCTTCTCGTGCAGCAGCTGCGGCATGTATACCGGAAGATTCAACGCGGTGGTGCAGTAATGCTCATGAGTCATTTCCACGCCCTTCGGTGCGGCGGTGGAACCGGAAGTGTATACGATGGAGCATAGGTCGGTTTTCTTGATGGAATCAATGCGCGCATCGAGTTCCTCGTCGCTTACGCCGGAACCATAGGCCATAATCTCGTCAAGACCGCCGTTTTCGAAGCAGATGATATGTTCCAGCGTTGGGCATTCCTTTTCGGCGCCGTCGGCTTTGGTACGCATATCGGTGGTTTCGACCACCAGCAGACGTGAATCGGAATTATTGACGATGTTGCGAATCTGCTCCGCGGAATCTGTGTCATAGATCGTGGCGAGCACGCCGCCGCACGCCATAACGGCAGCGTCGAACACATCCCACTCGTAAGAGGTGCGGCACATGAACGCCACGCCATCGCCCTTCTTCAGACCGTAATGCATCAGGCCCTTGGCGATCTGGCGAATGTCGGCAAGCACCTCATTGCCGGTTTTGGTTACCCATTCGCTATCTGATTTATAGGTGTAGAGCGGTTCGTCACCCATACGTTCTGCACGATTGGCGTAGATGTCGTAAATGGTGGTGCCCTCGTCCAGCGGCGGCTGGCCCTCGGTTTTGGTGGTCAGCAAACCGGTTTCCGGGTCAAGGAACGTGGTGGATGGGAATCCTTCGCCCCACTCGACGGTGTGTGGAAGATCGATATGACCGTCGGGGGAGATGATGTTGCTCGGATTGTTGTAGTCCGGAGTGTTACCGGAATCGTCGCTGACGGGGTGAACGAAGTCACCGCCCAGACGCAGTGCCTTCTGCGCAAGATTTGCAGCTCGCTTGTTCAAAGAGGTGATGACGGACACGTGACTCTCCTACACATCTAAATCCAATATCTGTAGGAATGATAGACCCTTGAACGCGACACGTCACCTTACGGTAGCGTAGGAAAAGCGTATGCGCTAATAAAGCGCTGCATGAAGAAATCGTCATGGAATGCCATTCAATAGGTGAACTTTTCTTCATGCAAAGGTGCGACCTACGTTACACTGGTGCGCTGTATCTGTTCATTTTGATTTCTTTAACGAGGAAGAAAGGGCACCTATGGCTGAAAAAGCTGAAGCCACCGTGGTCTTCGGAGTTCTTAATGAGACTTCCGAGCACGAGTCTCGCGTTGCTCTGACACCGGATATCGTAGCGAGGTTGCGCAAATCGGGTGTTAACTGCCTGATTGAAACCGGTGCGGGAATCGCATCGCATTATGTTGATGAGGATTATATTAAGGCCGGAGCGCAGGTCGTCTCCGCTGATGAAGTGATTGCGCGTGCTGACGCGCTTGGTTTTGTCGATCGTCCGAGCGGTGCGTTGCTCGCTCGCGTCAAGCAGGGTACTTGGATTATCGGTATGCTTGGCTCGTTCACCGATGCCGGTTATATCGCTGCGATTGAGAAGGCCGGCTTGGTCGGTGTTGCCATGGAGAAGCTGCCGCGTCAGTTGAGCTCCGCTCAGTCCATGGATGAGATGACCTCCCAGAACTCCGTGATGGGTTATAAGGCCGCTATTGTGGCAGCCAACGCTTACGATTCGTTCCTGCCGATGATGACCACTGCCGCCGGCACGATCCGCCCGGCCAAGGTGCTCATTCTTGGCGCCGGTATCGCCGGCCTGCAGGCCATCGGCACCGCCAAGCGTCTTGGTGCGGTCGTCACCGCATACGACGTGCGCCCGGCCTCCAAGGGTGAAGTCGAATCCTTGGGTGCCAAGTTCCTGGATCTGGGTCTTGATTTCTCCAAGGGTCAGGGTGAGGGTGGCTATGCTCGTGCGCTGAGCGCCGAAGAGCAGACCCAGCAGCAGGCTGCCGTCGACCAGAAGGCCGCCGGTTTCGACATCGTTATCACCACCGCCAAGGTTCCTGGTCGCAAACCGCCGGTTCTGCTGACCAAGGCCGGCGTGGCAGGTCTGCACCGCGGTGCCGTGATCGTCGACTGCGCGGCAAGCGACCTCGGCGGTAACGTCGAAGGTTCCACTGTCGGTACTCAGGTTACCGAGAACGGTGTGACCATCATTGGCGCTCCGTACTTGGCAAGCGGCGTTTCCACCACCGCATCCAACCTGCTGAGCCGCAACGTGGCCGACGTGCTTGCGCATTTCGTACGTGACGGCAAGCTGGCCATCGATTTGAACGAAGAGCTTGACAGCGCCATGGTCGTGGCTGGCCGCGGCGAGGAAACCAAGAAGGAAGGGGAGTAAGCAATGGATATCGTTGTTGCGATCACTCTGTTCGTCCTTGCGCTGCTCATCGGTGTTGAGGTTATCGGCAAGGTGCCGGCCACCTTGCACACTCCGTTGATGTCGGGCGCGAACTCGATTCATGGCATCGTCATCGCAGGCGTCGTCATCGTCGCCGCGCATGCCACCAGCCCGCTCGCTTGGGTGTTTATCTTCCTGGCTGCAGTGCTGGGCACGATGAACGTGGTCGGCGGTTACGTCGTCACCGATCGCATGCTGGAAATGTTCAAGTCCGACAAGGGCAAGAAGAAGGAAGAGGAGGCCAAGTAAATGGGTACCATAGCTGAAATGCTGAGCACTCCGCTCGGTGTCGTCGAATGGTTTGTCTATCTGCTGGCCGCCGTGATGTTCGTTATCGGCCTGCACCTGATGAACTCTCCGAAAACCGCCCGCAAGGGTAATATGGTTTCCGCCATCGGCATGATCCTCGCCGTGGTCATGGCGTTCATCGTGCTGTTCGCCGGTGAGATCTCCAATGGTTTCCAGCATGGCGTGGCTGTTGTGCTGCTGATCGCCGGCATCATCATCGGTGCCGTCGCCGGCGTGGTTTCCGCCAAGAAGGTCAAGATGACCGACATGCCGCAGCTGGTGTCCGTGTTCAACACCGTGGGTGGTGGCGCGGCCGCGCTTGTGGCTTTGAACGACATTCTGACTTCCGAAGGCACGCCGTCCGTCGTGGTGCTGATCACCGCCGGTTTAGGTATCATGATCGGTTCCGTCACGTTTTCCGGCTCTCTGATCGCAGCTGGCAAACTGCAGGGCATCAAGTGGGTCAAGAAGCTGAGCCTGCCGGGCAAGGGCTTCTGGAACATTCTGTTCGCCGTGCTGACCGTTGCGTCCTTTATCATGCTGTGCGTGCAGCCGGGCCAGCGTCTGCTGTGGTCCGTGCTCACCACCGTATTCGCCCTGTGCTACGGCCTCGTGTTCGTCATCCCGATCGGCGGCGCCGATATGCCTGTGGTCATTTCCGTGCTCAACGCCTGCACTGGTACTGCAGTGGCCATGTCTGGCTTGGCCATCAACAACATCGCTCTGATCGTGGCCGGCGCACTGGTTGGCGCCGCTGGCGTGACCCTGTCCATCGCCATGTCCAAGGCTATGAACCGTCCGCTGCTGTCCGTGCTCGCAGGCGGTTTCGGCGGTGCCAATGCCGCCGCTGGCGCTGGCGAAGGTCCGGAAGGCACCATGAAAGAAACTTCCGCCGATGATCTGGCCGTGCAGCTTGTGTACGCCGAAAAGGTCATTTTCGTGCCGGGCTTCGGCTTGGCTCAGGCCCAGGCTCAGCGCGAGCTCGCCGATCTTGGTGTGCTCCTGAAGGACCATGGCGTCGAAGTCTCCTACGCCATCCACCCGGTGGCGGGCCGTATGCCTGGCCACATGAACGTGCTGCTCGCCGAAGCCAACGTGCCGTATGAGGAACTCGTCGACTTGGACGACATCAACCCGCAGTTCCCGCAGGCCAATGTGGCTCTTGTGGTTGGCGCCAACGACGTGACCAATCCGGCTGCACGCAAGCCAGGAACTCCAGTCTCCGGCATGCCGATCCTCGACGTCGACAAGTCCCAGAACGTGGTGGTCATGAAGCGTGGTCGCGGTACCGGTTACGCTGGTATCCAGAACGAACTGTACTTCGAAGACAACACGCAGATGCTCTTCGGCGACGCCAAGTCCAGCCTGCAGGCCGTTATCGCGGCAGTCAAGGAGCTCATCAACTAACAGCTGAAACGTTGCATTGATGCTTTCCTGAAAGGTCTCTTCCAGTGATGGAAGGGACCTTTTTGCATATGGTGGTTTTCGTAAGATCAGGTCTGTTGCATGCGAATTGTGAGTTATCCACAGTTGTTATTCGCCTGTGGATATGGGTGGAGTTTTCCACATATCCACAGATTTCCAAGGTTCGGTGGCGCAAGATGATTTGAATATGAGACAGTAGGTGCACCCTACAACAAAGGAGTTGCACATGGCGGAAATAATCACTGGCCCGTTCCATATGGATGAACAGGGATTTTTGGCAACGATCGAAGAACTTATCGAGCGTTTTGATGGATACAGTTCTGGCAAATATTTTGCGGAATTGGGGAAAATCCACGATGAATACGGTGAAATCGGGCCTCTTTCGCTTTTTGACGAAAAAGTCTGTGAACTGGGGAAAGAATTATTCTGCAGCACATCATGGGTGGCGAATCTGGCGTGGGCCATGATTTCGTTCGATTATGATCTGGTTGAGCATGATGCGAATTTTCTTGATGGATGCCGTAACATCGTGCGTAAGTACGGTATGAGCGTTTGGCTCTATGAAATGATCAATGACGCTTCGATGGCGGTGGCTTTGCAAAGGCCCAGCAGCAGAATGCCATTCCAGATTGGATTGACCTGCACCAAGGATGTGTTTCGGAGAAGCAAGAAAAAGGGCGGAAAATACGTTACTGGCAAAAAGAAGAGACTGGCCTGCATGGCTGAATATTTGCAGGAAGTATACTGGCTGGCCGCATACAGTCTGCTGCGTTGGGGTGAGGAAGAGCCGCGTGCGGCCGAGGTTGCGTTGATGGTGCTTGGATATGGCGGTATCGGCATGTGCATGCTGAGGGACGATCCGAAAGTGGTGGATTCCGGATGCGATGAAGACTTCTCCTATCGCAATCTGTGCGACCATCTGCGCGATCTTAGAATTCAAGCCGATCTGGACTATGCTTGCAATGCCGACCTTGCCGAATCCATGTTGCTTGAATATCCGGCGTGTATGGATGCGCGGTATCTGTACGATGCGGGGAAAATCGTGGAAGCGTATCGTGTTTTGTGGAACAAGCAGACTGAATCAGCTTCGCAAATCATGGAGCGCGTTTACCAGAAGGGCGCATATCAGGTGACGAACATTTGGGAGGATCCGCTGTACCTGCATGATCTTGCCCTGTCGTTGTTGGGGGCAGTGGGCTCGCGGCCCCTTACTGAAGGGTTCCGGACCCGTGATGACAAGATGTTCCAGCAGGGAGTGGAAAGTCTGAGACGAACGACTGAATCCGTTAAAGGGATGGGGTTGGTGATGACATTGGGAGGGTATATCTGCTTCCCGGAACCGGAAAGTAGGGATGATGCGCTTTTCGCACCGCGAAAGGAGAAGAAACAATTAATGGACACCTGTAACGGGCTTAGGGATCTGTCGACAATGGTTGCGCTGTACCGCTTTCCGAGAGATGTCGAATCCCTACGTGCCACGCGTGCGCTTTTAGCTCATGACGCGAAAGAATATATCGATCTGATGGATCCATACATGGGAAGCGTGGATGAGACGGGAGGAAACGAGGAGAGGCCGGTTTCAGTCGGCGACTGATCGGCCTCTTAGATTGCGAACGTCAAAGCGTATGTATCATGGTTGCGCCGAGATTGAATGGAGGAACGTTCTGATGAGCTCTGTCTCTTCAATCTCGGTGCATGCTATGCCGTATTGCTCCAACAATTCGCGAAATGCTTTCACGTATCTATCTGTGGTGAACTTCTGTGTGGATGTCAGTCAGAATTTCTCGTTTACGCAATTCACTTCCACCAGCATGGGCGTCGGATCCGCATAGGTGTAGCAATTTTGGATATGCCGTGCCAAAGAACCCCGATCGAACATTCCTGTATAACAGATGTCAACCGTTGAACGTCGCATGCTGATAACTTGTCTGCACATCTGTTTCTGGGCTTTCCAGATTCGGCAGGCTCTCAAGATAGTGATTCAGCCAAGTGGCTCCGGCCAGCTTGGGAATCAGTGTTTCAATATCGCACTCGTCTATCTGTTCATGGGATATTTTCATCTTGGTCCGGCAGATGTGGCTCTTGGCGCAATTTAGTGTTGATTTGCCTCGGCTTCGATACATGGATGAAACGCCGCGGACCGCTGAACCAAGCAGTCAAATGACCGCTGCTCGTTCGTCACCCTGCCTTACTTGGAAATCGTATCGTCAAGGTGCGTAAACAGTGGGTGAGCCAGCCATGCCAAGGGTAGTGATGCCAGTGCTGAGATCAGTAGAATAAGCCAAACCGTGCAATGTGCGTGCAGCCATCCGTAAAGCATTTGCCCGAGTGGCTGGGCGCATATCGTCAACGATGAAATAATGGCCATGACCTTGCCGGTAAACGCGGTTGGCGTCCTCATCTGAATAGATGGCACGAGAATGAGGTTCAAGAAATCAACGGAGATTATGACTACCGCAGTGCAGAATACCAGCATGATGAGCTTGGTTTGCGTTGAACATGGAAGCAGGAAAGCGATGGCCGGCGGAAGCAGCATAAGACTTTCCACGAACAACAACGAAGGGGCGTTTTGTGATTTCAAACGGTTGGCGAAACATCCAGCAATGAATGTTCCCGCTATGCCGGCAATGCCGATAATGCCATCGCATAGACCATATGTCGCCGCATCGTAGCCTAACGTAGTTCGAATAATGTAAGGAAAGCTTACTGAACTGAATCCAGTCAGTATCAGATTAATCCATGTGCAAACACCGGCTAATCGTGCTACGGTCGGCTCCTTGCGAAGCAGGAAAGCGGTCGCCGAATGCATATCGCCAATAATGACGCCGAGCAGGCAGATGCCGGTATCATCTTGATTCGATAGGGGCTTCGCGAGTCTGATGAAGCATTCAACCATGGCTGCCGACATAAGACATGCTGCGGTGATGAGCATCATCGGTCGAATGCCAACCAGCCCGTACATCACGCCGCCTAGGAAACTCGGGAGTAATTGGCTGAGCTGCTGCACTTGATTGATGATGGCCGTGCCTCGGCGAAGGTCAGTGGAGGACTCTCTTCCGATGATTTGTGGCAGTGCGGATTGTACGACGGGAGTTTCCATCGCATCGAGTACAGCCAACACTACCTGCATGATGGCGATGACGAGAATGTTGAATCCGGATAGTGCGAAAAACACAGTCGCGAGCAGTGTGACGATTCCTGAGATGATATCGAGCGCCACCATCATGGCACGTTTGCTTATTCGGTCGGCCATGATACCTCCGAATGGGCTGATAAGTATGGTCGGAATGACGGATATGGTCAGCACGGTGGCGAAGGTCGTGGATGATGCGGTTTCGTCCAGCACCCACATGGACATGGCAAATCGGAGCATGGTATTGCCGAACAAGGAAATGCCTTGACCGAGTACAAGCAGGATGAAGTTTGCAGAGCGCAAGCTGGATTGGAGCGTCGTTTCTGACGAGTTTTTCATGTCATTCCTTTCGATACCGACTGACGGTATGAAAAAACGGTACAAATAAAGATAGATTGACATTGCCGAGCTTTTATTGCGGATTGCTGGCGAGTAGGAAGAAGCCTTCCGCAAGCCGATCTTCCATATCACTGGCGTGATCGATAAGTGGAACTCCGAGCGAGTCCATAATCAATCCAAGACAGTGGATGCGATGCTTGAATTCACTAAGGGTAGTGATGGGGTAGAAGTTTGGGGCTAGCCAGTAATTGAACAGCAGTGAAAAAAGTTCCGCGGCTTCTTGAGGGTATTCGGTTGTGATTGAACCGTCCTTTAACCCCTCCTGGATGAAGTCGTATGCGATTTTAGTGCTGTCGGTTCGCCAGATGCGAAGATTTTCGGCGAGGATTTTCGGGTCGTTCAGCAGGGGAAATGCATCGCGCATGAGGGTCATATGTTCGGCGTCGGTAATCTGCAGCATGAGCGAATTGCGTAGTTTTTGCAATCCGTTTCGTGAGTCATCCTCTTGATTTGCTTGGGGAAGAAGTCGTTCGTTGTCGGAATCTACTAGCGCATGCAGCATCGCTTCTTTGTTTTTGAAATGATGGTAGATAGCGCCTTTGCTGAGGTCCTCGAGCTCGTCGAGAATATCTTGAATCGTGGTGCGTTCATACCCCTTTTGCGCAAACAGCTTTTTCGCGGCGTCAAGGATTCGCTGTCGCGTCACCTCAGGGTGTGCATTGCGCGCCATATGCCTCTCCTTCAATGGTGGAGTCGAATACACCAACATTATACATACCGTTGGTCGGTATGGTATGTTGGATGCCTCCCAGATCGGTCGAAAAGTGTGCCGAAAGAATCTCTGCGGATTTCTGCAAAGAAACCTGAATCTGCGTTGCCGGGGTGCGGGATGTCTGTCTTTTCTGCGGTTAGTGCATGATTGGGCGTCCAAGGTCAACTTGAGTGAGTGACGGCTGGGTTCCCGAAGGAGAATAAGACCCTGGTTCCTATATGCCTTTTATGGCATGGGGCTTTTAGTGAAGAACGATTGCATCCGATGTGAAAAATCCCACAAATCCGGCCCACGTCCTGCTCTAGAACTTCAAAACTGTTGCCAATGCTGGAAACACGCCGTATATAGTGTTTGAAAATGTGACGAGACACTGTATGTTGTGGTCTTGATTTTTATTTTCGTTCGGATAATGTGTGCCACGTACCAACGACGTACGGTCGTGAAAGGACGTGGAACATGAACATTACGTTATACACCAAAGCAAACTGCCCGCAATGCACGGCGACAAAACGCCAATTGGACAAACGAGGCCTTCCGTATACGACTGTCGACATTACGGCCAACGCACGTATTTCCGACAGATTGCGGAACGAAGGATGGCGGCAGATGCCAGTCATCATCGCAGACGACGAATCCTGGTCCGGGTATCGTCCCGACAAAATCCACGAGCTGGAGGCTCGCTGCCGGTGAGCGCGCTGGTGTACTTCTCGTCGGCATCGGGCAATACGGCACGCTTCGTTGAGGGATGCCGATTGGATGAATTCGGCATCCACGTAATGCGCATTCCGCTGCGGCCGGATGAGCCGGAACTGCATGTGGATGAGCCCTATGTCTTGCTGACACCTACATACGGCGGAGGAACAATCGGCAAAGCAGTGCCCGTGCAAGTCAAACGATTCCTCAATGATGAACGCAACCGCAGTGGCATCATCGGAGTCATCGCATCGGGTAACACCAACTTCGGCGAAGCCTACGGCATCGCAGGTGACATCATCGCGGCTAAATGCCGCGTACCGCTACTCTACCGGTTCGAACTGATGGGCACTCCGGAAGACACTACGGCCGTGCGCGAAGGACTGCGCAGATTTTTCGACGAATACACACAACAGGAACAACGATAACCATGCCAAAAGATTCAACGACACCACACGTAGCAACCGACGTTATAACCTCCTACGATCGCGCCCATGACTGGCACTCTCTTAACGCGATGCTGAATCTCTACGACAAGCAGGGGCGCATCCAATTTGATAAAGACCTTCAAGCCGTACGCGAGTACGTCGAAAAGCATGTGCTGCCGAACACCGTCCACTTCAAATCTACGCAAGACAGACTCAGTCGGCTCATCGCAGACGGTTACTACGACGAATCCGTATTTGCCCAATATGACACCGAATTCCTTGACAGGTTCTACCGCAACGTGGATGAGTGCGGCTTCGAATTTGATACATTCCTCGGAGCCTTCAAGTTCCACCGCTCATACGCATTGAAAACTTTCGACGGCAAACAATATCTGGAGAACTTCCCGCAACGCGCAGCCGCCGTTGCGCTCGCGCTTGCCGCCGGCGACCATGCGGCTGCCGAATCGTATTTCGAAGAACTTGTATCAGGGCGTTTCCAACCGGCGACGCCCACTTTCCTCAACCTCGGTAAAGCGCAGCGTGGAGAGGCGGTCAGCTGTTTTCTCATACGTATCGAAGACAACATGGAGTCCATATCGCGTGGCATTAACGCCGCATTGCAGTTGAGTAAGCGAGGTGGAGGCGTCGCGCTGTTGCTTAGCAATCTGCGTGAGGCCGGCGCGCCCATCAAGCGCATCAAACATCAGTCCAGCGGCATTGTGCCTGTGATGAAACTGCTTGAGGATTCTTTCAGCTATGCCAACCAGTTGGGCGCTAGACAGGGTGCCGGTGCGGTGTACCTCAGCGCTCATCATCCGGACATCATGCATTTCCTCGATACCAAGCGTGAGAACGCGGATGAGAAGATCCGTATCAAATCTTTGGCTCTTGGAGTAGTGATCCCCGACATCACATTCGAGCTGGCGAAGAGACACGAACGTATGGCCCTGTTCAGTCCATATGACGTCGAACGCGTCATGGGCAGACCCTTCGCTGATGTTTCCATCAGTGAAAACTACCGGAACATGGTGGATGATGAACGCATTGGGAAAACCTATATCGACGCACGAGAGTTCTTTATGACTTTGGCCGAATTGCAATTCGAATCCGGATACCCGTACATGGTGTTCGAAGATACTGTGAACCGAGCCAACCCGATCGACGGACGAATTGCCATGAGCAACTTGTGCTCGGAGATCCTCCAAGTGCAGGAGCCAAGCACCTATCATGAGGATCTGTCCTACGATCACGTGGGACGTGACGTGTCCTGCAATCTTGGATCGCTCAACATCGCCAAAGCGATGGACGGTGATTTGGGACGAACTGTGGAACGTGCGATTCGCGCATTGACCTCGGTGTCGGAACGTACGGACATCGCGTGTGTGCCATCCATCCGACGCGCCAACGACGAAGGTCATGCCATCGGCTTGGGACAGATGAACCTCCATGGATTCCTTGCCAGAGAATCAATCATGTACGGTTCACCGGAAGCTCTCGACTTCACCGACATGTACTTCATGACCGTTGCATACCATGCCTACCGTG is a window of Bifidobacterium catenulatum DSM 16992 = JCM 1194 = LMG 11043 DNA encoding:
- a CDS encoding NAD(P)(+) transhydrogenase (Re/Si-specific) subunit beta; its protein translation is MGTIAEMLSTPLGVVEWFVYLLAAVMFVIGLHLMNSPKTARKGNMVSAIGMILAVVMAFIVLFAGEISNGFQHGVAVVLLIAGIIIGAVAGVVSAKKVKMTDMPQLVSVFNTVGGGAAALVALNDILTSEGTPSVVVLITAGLGIMIGSVTFSGSLIAAGKLQGIKWVKKLSLPGKGFWNILFAVLTVASFIMLCVQPGQRLLWSVLTTVFALCYGLVFVIPIGGADMPVVISVLNACTGTAVAMSGLAINNIALIVAGALVGAAGVTLSIAMSKAMNRPLLSVLAGGFGGANAAAGAGEGPEGTMKETSADDLAVQLVYAEKVIFVPGFGLAQAQAQRELADLGVLLKDHGVEVSYAIHPVAGRMPGHMNVLLAEANVPYEELVDLDDINPQFPQANVALVVGANDVTNPAARKPGTPVSGMPILDVDKSQNVVVMKRGRGTGYAGIQNELYFEDNTQMLFGDAKSSLQAVIAAVKELIN
- a CDS encoding TetR/AcrR family transcriptional regulator; amino-acid sequence: MARNAHPEVTRQRILDAAKKLFAQKGYERTTIQDILDELEDLSKGAIYHHFKNKEAMLHALVDSDNERLLPQANQEDDSRNGLQKLRNSLMLQITDAEHMTLMRDAFPLLNDPKILAENLRIWRTDSTKIAYDFIQEGLKDGSITTEYPQEAAELFSLLFNYWLAPNFYPITTLSEFKHRIHCLGLIMDSLGVPLIDHASDMEDRLAEGFFLLASNPQ
- the nrdI gene encoding class Ib ribonucleoside-diphosphate reductase assembly flavoprotein NrdI, translating into MSALVYFSSASGNTARFVEGCRLDEFGIHVMRIPLRPDEPELHVDEPYVLLTPTYGGGTIGKAVPVQVKRFLNDERNRSGIIGVIASGNTNFGEAYGIAGDIIAAKCRVPLLYRFELMGTPEDTTAVREGLRRFFDEYTQQEQR
- a CDS encoding AMP-dependent synthetase/ligase: MSVITSLNKRAANLAQKALRLGGDFVHPVSDDSGNTPDYNNPSNIISPDGHIDLPHTVEWGEGFPSTTFLDPETGLLTTKTEGQPPLDEGTTIYDIYANRAERMGDEPLYTYKSDSEWVTKTGNEVLADIRQIAKGLMHYGLKKGDGVAFMCRTSYEWDVFDAAVMACGGVLATIYDTDSAEQIRNIVNNSDSRLLVVETTDMRTKADGAEKECPTLEHIICFENGGLDEIMAYGSGVSDEELDARIDSIKKTDLCSIVYTSGSTAAPKGVEMTHEHYCTTALNLPVYMPQLLHEKKNVLLFLPQAHSFARAINYICVASELHIYIAQGIKTLIADLQVAKPSVMIVVPRVLEKVYNAASQKAGHGAKGVAFAAAVVAAQNYMKEVSAKGKASALTKARRMAFDPMVYASLREVLGGRAQWIVAGGAPLDPELMAFFRGAGVPVYEGYGLTETTAPCAFNPLGVPYHQGSVGVAFPGFELRIAEDEEIQVKGTAVFPKYHKNEEASEDSFTEDGWYRTGDLGRIDDDGFLYIIGRKKDLIITAGGKNVSPGPIEEAIKRCEFISQALVLGDKRPFISALVTLDEESLRPWLESKGLDRNMSMEDAANNAAVRAEVQKWVDQANEGVSRAESVRKFIILPEEFTQENGLMTASMKVIRPKVIQRYATLLNTQMYTKRK
- a CDS encoding NAD(P) transhydrogenase subunit alpha; translation: MAEKAEATVVFGVLNETSEHESRVALTPDIVARLRKSGVNCLIETGAGIASHYVDEDYIKAGAQVVSADEVIARADALGFVDRPSGALLARVKQGTWIIGMLGSFTDAGYIAAIEKAGLVGVAMEKLPRQLSSAQSMDEMTSQNSVMGYKAAIVAANAYDSFLPMMTTAAGTIRPAKVLILGAGIAGLQAIGTAKRLGAVVTAYDVRPASKGEVESLGAKFLDLGLDFSKGQGEGGYARALSAEEQTQQQAAVDQKAAGFDIVITTAKVPGRKPPVLLTKAGVAGLHRGAVIVDCAASDLGGNVEGSTVGTQVTENGVTIIGAPYLASGVSTTASNLLSRNVADVLAHFVRDGKLAIDLNEELDSAMVVAGRGEETKKEGE
- the nrdE gene encoding class 1b ribonucleoside-diphosphate reductase subunit alpha; the protein is MPKDSTTPHVATDVITSYDRAHDWHSLNAMLNLYDKQGRIQFDKDLQAVREYVEKHVLPNTVHFKSTQDRLSRLIADGYYDESVFAQYDTEFLDRFYRNVDECGFEFDTFLGAFKFHRSYALKTFDGKQYLENFPQRAAAVALALAAGDHAAAESYFEELVSGRFQPATPTFLNLGKAQRGEAVSCFLIRIEDNMESISRGINAALQLSKRGGGVALLLSNLREAGAPIKRIKHQSSGIVPVMKLLEDSFSYANQLGARQGAGAVYLSAHHPDIMHFLDTKRENADEKIRIKSLALGVVIPDITFELAKRHERMALFSPYDVERVMGRPFADVSISENYRNMVDDERIGKTYIDAREFFMTLAELQFESGYPYMVFEDTVNRANPIDGRIAMSNLCSEILQVQEPSTYHEDLSYDHVGRDVSCNLGSLNIAKAMDGDLGRTVERAIRALTSVSERTDIACVPSIRRANDEGHAIGLGQMNLHGFLARESIMYGSPEALDFTDMYFMTVAYHAYRASHELAVERGTRFVGFERSAYAKPTGAGNYFDKYTNGERPLAPKTGKVASLFARRGIHIPDEDDWRRLRDDIIRDGIFNQYLQAVPPTGSISYINHSTSSIHPIASKIEIRKEGKIGRIYYPAPYMTNDNLQYFADAYEIGWKAIVDTYAEATRHVDQGLSLTLFFPDTATTRDLNKAQIYAWRKGIKTLYYIRIRQQALSGTEVQGCVSCML
- the nrdH gene encoding glutaredoxin-like protein NrdH, which encodes MNITLYTKANCPQCTATKRQLDKRGLPYTTVDITANARISDRLRNEGWRQMPVIIADDESWSGYRPDKIHELEARCR
- a CDS encoding MFS transporter, translated to MKNSSETTLQSSLRSANFILLVLGQGISLFGNTMLRFAMSMWVLDETASSTTFATVLTISVIPTILISPFGGIMADRISKRAMMVALDIISGIVTLLATVFFALSGFNILVIAIMQVVLAVLDAMETPVVQSALPQIIGRESSTDLRRGTAIINQVQQLSQLLPSFLGGVMYGLVGIRPMMLITAACLMSAAMVECFIRLAKPLSNQDDTGICLLGVIIGDMHSATAFLLRKEPTVARLAGVCTWINLILTGFSSVSFPYIIRTTLGYDAATYGLCDGIIGIAGIAGTFIAGCFANRLKSQNAPSLLFVESLMLLPPAIAFLLPCSTQTKLIMLVFCTAVVIISVDFLNLILVPSIQMRTPTAFTGKVMAIISSLTICAQPLGQMLYGWLHAHCTVWLILLISALASLPLAWLAHPLFTHLDDTISK
- a CDS encoding NAD(P) transhydrogenase subunit alpha, with protein sequence MDIVVAITLFVLALLIGVEVIGKVPATLHTPLMSGANSIHGIVIAGVVIVAAHATSPLAWVFIFLAAVLGTMNVVGGYVVTDRMLEMFKSDKGKKKEEEAK